Within Salvia splendens isolate huo1 chromosome 21, SspV2, whole genome shotgun sequence, the genomic segment TTCGGATATCGTGTGAGTGAGTGATATCCTCAGAAAGTCTAACAGCTTCATTGTATTGCCTAAACCACGAGTCACCCATTATCTGATCCAAAGATAACAAGGTTTTCACAACTGAGTCACTTTTTTTTACTAAACCAACAGCTTAATGCAATATCAAATCCAAGAATCAATTTTTATTCGATTCCCCTAATATAGAGCATAGTTTAGGCTTGAAAATCCAAGATTTTGCAATTTGAAAGCCAAAACTGCTTGCAATTGTGTTATTTAATTCAAAGCAAGAAGAGTTACATATCTAGAATCAGCCTTCACTACGCTAGAAGCCAATCAAAGCATCATAAAGTCCGGggatagaaaaagaaaaaagagtaaataaattaaattaaaagttcCTCCTTGAGCAACGCAGATGAATTACCggtaatttaatttgaaaggCCGGTGGAAAGAACAATTTCACTGGATATGAATACTAAAAGTTGACAGAAAACGAAAGCAATGAGTGTTTTTACCTTGTTGATTGGGATGGAGGAGTGGTTGAATTATGGAGGAGGAATTGCGCGAATTCTAGAAAGGGTTTATACTTTATAGGATAGCACATAAGACAACGATTTATTCTAAACAAGGTAAACTGTAATTATTTCCATTTTGAACCAAATTGTTACATATATACATGGACAGCAGTATTGGACAACTTCAAAGAGTATTTGTGAGTGCTAATGTTACAGGAAATGGTTTCAACATGAAACCCCCCACCGAGCCGTAGGAGCAATTCTTTGAAAAGTAGCGCTACGTTGTGGTGGCTCAGCTTTCACAACTGTGAATCCCAAACGTATATACAGTGTCCCAGTCACGACTATAACAGAAAGTCGATGTGCACATTTTTATCAACAGAGTCTATGTGGGGGTCCTGGAAAACTTGCATCTGGGAGTTGATACAGTTTAAATGCACACAACAGATATCTTCACTTGACAGAAACTAAATGAGATTGTACTGTTTTGCAGGCGCAACATCACTGCATATCACAATCCAAGCATCTGTGCATAGAAGTTGGGCATATTGAAGCTCGTAACCATGGAAGGGTGGAATCTGATATCCGGTGGTGAGTTTTAAGTTGACATACGGCAACACCACAGTCCTCAGAGTGGCAGAAATTAGTGTCTGCACATGCACAGCATGTCACATGCTAAACATAAAAGACATGCATACAATAAAATTCACAAGAAATGAGCAATTAAATATATGACCTATGCAATTAAAATCAACTGCAAAAGCCAACATCAGGTAAATTATAAATGGCTTGTAGTTCCATTTTATACTTCATTCAAACTCATTGTCACCCCCAGACATTATTTATGTAGCCAAACCCCATCCACAACTCTACGAGTCATGTAAGTCTTAAGACTCTGCAAcatcattaatttataaaatgttgAAGTACTCTAATTTATCATTCCAAAGAAAACACCCCCATGACTTTTAACATTCCTAGTCATTAATACACCTAAACCCCCCCTGTTTCtctattaaatttttatataactatataatatttttggtattttgatcTAAAATTGTCTTACAGCTTATGATTCTCCAGAAGTTTTGTATTATACTGATTATTAGTTTTTTCACCAAACTGTTTTTTCCAACTCTCCTAATACATTTTAAATGAGATCTCAATCAATGCAACGAGGTGTCAAACAATGATCTACCAGAAACTAATACATGGAATTCAGAAAGATGAAAGAGGTACCTGGATTAGAGACATGTGCAAGTCACCAATCTTACTCCAGTTGAGTGACATGGTGAATTCATTTAATTTTGCGACTCCAACTAAAGTGTTTCCCCAAATCTCTGGACTAACAGAAGCATCAATTATCTGCAGCATTACAAATTAATCACTATGAAATGTAGAAACTGTGAGGGTGAGACAGAGAACGTAGACTTTGAAAGGCTCAAACTGATGTAGAACGCTAGATGATCAATTTTCCTGATATAGGTATGCGGATGATTACCCAATGACAGttattaaactataaatagttcAATATAGATATTAAAGTTGATACTCAAACATAAAGGACTCATATACAAGTACTGCCCTTCAGTATGACTCATTAGGCATGCAGTCCATAATTATCTAGGTTCTAAGGGAATGCACCAAATGAGTTATTTTTAGACTTTGTTTCAGAATTTATGAACAAGCAAGTGCTCAAAATATTTAAGAAATCATGTATACTTATTTAATGTTTAcataatataactatataagatGAAGTACTAGCACAGTAGAACATGAAACAGAAAGTGAGTGGATTTCCTAGAGACCTATACATAGAATCTTAGTTGTCACACTGAGCTTACCACAGATATGCACACAACTGGTACAACTTGTCCCCCATCCAAAACGTTAATCACCACATCTAAGGGGATTTTTGCCTTAATCTGCCGCTTTTCAACTTCTATTGTTGGTGGAGAAGATACAGTGAGATTCAGATTCATGTCATCATTTGGATACCTCTTATACAACTGGGGAATGATGAACCTCCAACCAGCTGTGTTCAATAGAGATTGATCTGGTACTTTGTCGACAATCCAGTGCATCTTCCTTGcctaaaataaagataaaatcatATTAGACTATAAGACGAGATAATTCGGACCTGCAATTTCAGCAAGACACACACAATCAACGCTCAAATAGAACAGATACTCCAAAGTTGGCACTTGAAATCAGGGTTATCTTTATATAAATTGACTCTAGATTTGACCACAGAAGAAACTTTATTACTCCATCTCTTTCTGATACATTAACAAAAGAATTAAGACTCACCTCAAAGTAAACTGATGATGCTGACCTGAACACGTCTTCATGCAATGATATCTTGAGCATTTTATCTGCTTCCTTGCAGTAACCTGATTCTTGTGCTATTCTGTGATAGGGGCAGGAAAGTGTAGCTTCATCTTTGGCTGAGAATAACCCATCAATATCAAGGTCAAGCGACAATTCATTCAATGCTGGATCGCCAACAAGTGTAATATTCACTGCAGCAATGCTAGTTACTGATACTTCTTTAGGAAAAGATTGCAGTGCATTGTCAAGCTTCACTATTgcatcttttattttctttggaaTCGCATCTTCAACAGCAGAACTAATTTTATCCTCAAAAGCATCCACCAACCTGAGACAAAAGGTTAAATTGACTGTCAATTTTTtagggaaaaaaatatatattgtacAACCGAAGGATTCAATGAAACAGTCAACAAACAGGCAGAAAAGACTTAGGCCAGAACGGGAACAAACAATCTCAAGGACTTTTACTCAAGGAAGTGCATCCCAATAGTACAAGAAAGAACAAAATGGTTCACAGGTGGTCCCAGGCAGGGGTAGTCTTGTGGAGGTCAAGATTGTCACTACACAGGCCTGCTTGAAAGGCCCAATTGTAATCATCACTATAACCATTATATTATTGTTGTTGCTATTTTGGTCATTTTCATCAAATATACATCTAAAAGATAATCGACCTGCTTAAATAAATTGAGTGAAACTTATCTCCAGTCCAGATGGCAAAAATGCACTTTTTTATCTACATCATAGACTGGTAGACCCTCTATcagatactccctccatcccacaagaatatgcaatttctaactttggaaagtcttttctctctaatgaggtgggacccattttcaactaacaatactttaattactttttccctctacctctttcttacttgatcaattttacattaaaattcatgccgaatccaaagtgcatattctttggggacggagggagtaatattatgTAATGTAGCAAAAGGCCACCCGTGAATCTTGGAAGGTAATATAAGGCACCTAAATGAAGCTGAGGGTCTCAGTTTTTGGCGCATTGTATCCAAAGGGATACAATTAGTCACAAATTATTACAGGTAAGTTTAATGTCCCACAACCATGATccaacaaaaataatactcagaTGGAATTTTTATCTTAGTCTCggtaaaattcaaaatttatcaCTACTGAGCAAACTAGATTTAGCAGATAATTTGAAGACTGGTTGGCAATCAAACAAATAGGTTGCCAGTCCTGAAAaccagaagaagaaaaaaagatagAGTAGAGCACAATGGGGAAACACACCCTTGATAGAGCCACGATGCTCCCCCGTTTAATTTTATAGAGATACCATTCACATAACATCCACATTCCAAGAGCGTCACCTTCAGAGATCCTTCTACAGCCTCTAGACTGAGTGTAAGGCCAACTTCCATCCCTTCAACCTTCAAAGGAAGCATAAATTTATCAGTTAAACTTCGATTACATTTTGTCCAGCACAAACGTATGACTTAACAATGAAAAGTAAAAAATCTTTTGACCTTTTGGTCAAAGAGGCACGGGCTTTCTCTGATAAATGAAGTTGCCAAAAAAACTCATGACTGATGCAAAGATCAAGTTCAATCTAGCAAAAATATGCACTCTACCAGtatacaaacaaataaatttagCATGTTAATATCATCGCCCAAAAATGTCTTCATCATCCATAAAGCTAAGGAAGAAGAGCTTAATTGTTCCAACCAGAAGAAGCAATAATTATCAATTCCTGGCTAAAATCTAAATATTAGCTACGGTACTAACAACTTCCACGCCATCACCGTCAAGAAAAAATGCTGAAAATACCTGAATGGTAGCATTACCCTTATCAGAGACCGAAACCGGAAGCCACCAACTACTGTACGAATACTGCCAATTCATGCTCAAATTGGCGGTGGCGCCGGAAACATCGATTACTATCCCGCTATCTCCGCTCTTGAGCGTTGACGACGTCACGTAGATCGTTTCGATCGTAATATCGGTAGCAGCCATTTGAACAGTACCTATAACAGGAATTTTTACGGACTTGACAATCTTGGGGAGATCGAGCGGGACGATTTCGAACTCCGCCTTCTCAATCAGCAATTCCTTTAGGAAATCAAGGCCTCTGTTGGATATTTCGGCGTTGATATGCCCTTGCTCGATGGAATGAACACAATTACATGAAAAAGTGAACAAAAGGAGCCATAGAAATGGGGGGATTAAGTCCGCCATGGAATTGATTGAGATAAGCACCGATGAATTTAGTGTTCCCAATCAAATTGGGTGGATAATTGCTGTCATTGCTTGATGATGAAGTCGGTGGATTGGGAATTGGGAGGAGTAGACGCAAGTAGCATATTCTTGGAATTGTTTTGATTGAAAATTGATGATTTGGCAATAATTTAGGTGGAgaccaaaattatttattttaaccaATTCGTTTATCTATCcggttaatttttttttttgaattttatagtATTACTCGTATTTAATGAATCGTAcaggtataagttgtaaataaattaatttatataattaaatgagTTAGAGATAACTTTGTACAAATaaaaatgtttgtatttttatgagacaagcaaaaataaaaaaatatacatacaGTAAGAGTATTATATGCCCTCAAGTCATTGGATGATTACATTACATGTGCAATTATGCGTTTGAAATTTTTTGGTGGATACGTCCTCCTGCATATGGGTGGAGCTCGTACTTGTGTTTGGACCACATATCATGTGCTAATCATATCTCACGAGTTTTGctctataaaaataattttgaatagTTCCAgattaattcaattttaaatgaTCAAACTCTTCATAATTGTATTATTATTGTGCGATTCATTTAAACTATACAATATGAGATTTAATTTTGCCATAGAAATCAAAAATCAATGATCTttttttatactactagtaAACTTGTAGACTCATCGCATCTCATGCATATAAGTTGTTCGCCTTTCTTATtggaaatgagagaaatgaatcTTGGTCATATTTACTTGGTGGTGGCCCATCTAATTGAATTGGGAACCAGGCGTTGGTGTGCAATGAACAGCCTGCaaaaagtttttttatttttttttagatttgATCATATGTGTACCAAATTCCCCTTCGGCGGAGTCCGATTAATCCCGCTCGATTGGGCTTGCAGATTAAGGCCAAAAGTCTCCCAACAGGTGACGGGATTTGAACCTGTAACCTCAAAGTCACACAGTTTCACGCTAATTATGAGAAGAGTGTTCTTTCAAAAATATACTCGTGAAAGAGAGAGTGAGAAGTGAGCACAAATGTGGGGGAAATTCAATAAATGAGGGATGAATTTCGAAACTTGACTCCAATTCTAGTCCTGTTTCCCAAAGCCATAAATAAAAACCACGTACTCCCTTCGTCATTGAAAAGTATGCACTaattcctttttaatttgtcctaGAAAAGTCTGAACATTCTAAATTtggaaactctcttctctctaacgaggtgagacccattctccactaacaatacttaaaaaatactttatctatctatctatctcttacattaccaattatatattaaaatccgtgccgaaaACAAAATTCATACTCTTGGAGGATGGAGGGAGTGTCTCATTAGTTTTGAAATAGGGCAATTCTCATACGAATAATGCGGACCCTTGTCCTTTTCTAAGGCTCAGCAGAATTCAGACCAACATATTGAACAAATAGAAAAGCCCAGAAATAGGCATATTtctagacattactaacaaagtGAACACGTCctgtagtaatattttttatcattactaaattttgaaaattttattaagGTAGCAAGTATATTTTACTTCAGTATTAAGTCCGATCAGTGGTCCAAGTAATTGAACCATTAATCGGTGGCTTCATTATTAgtctgatttttaaaatattgattaGTGAGTGCATTTGCAAATTCTAAGATACCCT encodes:
- the LOC121785395 gene encoding putative BPI/LBP family protein At1g04970, which translates into the protein MADLIPPFLWLLLFTFSCNCVHSIEQGHINAEISNRGLDFLKELLIEKAEFEIVPLDLPKIVKSVKIPVIGTVQMAATDITIETIYVTSSTLKSGDSGIVIDVSGATANLSMNWQYSYSSWWLPVSVSDKGNATIQVEGMEVGLTLSLEAVEGSLKVTLLECGCYVNGISIKLNGGASWLYQGLVDAFEDKISSAVEDAIPKKIKDAIVKLDNALQSFPKEVSVTSIAAVNITLVGDPALNELSLDLDIDGLFSAKDEATLSCPYHRIAQESGYCKEADKMLKISLHEDVFRSASSVYFEARKMHWIVDKVPDQSLLNTAGWRFIIPQLYKRYPNDDMNLNLTVSSPPTIEVEKRQIKAKIPLDVVINVLDGGQVVPVVCISVIIDASVSPEIWGNTLVGVAKLNEFTMSLNWSKIGDLHMSLIQTLISATLRTVVLPYVNLKLTTGYQIPPFHGYELQYAQLLCTDAWIVICSDVAPAKQYNLI